From the genome of Arthrobacter russicus:
AGTGCTCGGGGTCAGCGAGCGGGTGGAAGCGGCCTATCTGGGCCGGATGGAGGAATTCACGGCGTTCTTCGGCGGGCTCCTGGATGCTTGGGGGCTTACCTTCCAGGTGGCTCCGGTGACGCGTACCGTGATCCTCCGCATGCTCACCGGCGGAATCAGCCATGTCTCGATGGTCTGGGTGAAGCAGGGTTTCGAGGAGCCGCAAGCGCAGATCGCCGAGGCTATCGTGCGGTTGTTGCAGGCCTGCGCCGCAATGTTGGTGCAGCTGGACGAGACGCTACCGGAGCGCCCGAGCGAATAATCCGAAAAAGTGTGACCCCGGGCACACTTTTTTGATAATCTGGTCACAATCGTTACCACTTTGGGGAGGCTCGATGTCCGAACAGATCCGGCAGGCCGCCGTCGTCATCATCGGGACCGGTTTTGGGGCGATGGCCGCGGCGGCGAACCTCCGACGGCGTGGCATTGACGATTTCCTGCTCCTGGAGCGACGCAGTTTCATGGGCGGGACGTGGCAGCAGAACAGCTATCCCGGCGCTGCGGTCGATGTGCAATCTCCGCTGTATTCGCTTTCTTTCGAGCCGTACCCCTGGTCCCGGATGTTCGCCGGGCAACCGGAACTCGCCGGCTACACCGAACGCGTCATCGCCCGGCACGGCTTGGCCGAACGCACGGTGCTCGGCGCCGAGGTGACCGGGCTGGAATGGGACGGGCCGGCGGGCGAATGGTTGATCAAGACCCGGCAGAGCGGGGAATTCCGCGGCCAATTCGTGATCAACGCCACCGGCCCGCTGAGCACTCCCGTGGTGCCCGATTTCCCGGGGAAGGACAGCTTTGCCGGCCCGGCCTTCCACACCAATGACTGGGACCATTCGGTCCCGCTGGCAGGAGCCCGGATCGCGGTGGTCGGTTCCGGAGCGAGCGCGGCGCAGGTGATCCCGGCGATCCAGCCGGAAGTCGCCGAACTGCACGTCTTCCAACGCAGCCCGCACTGGGTGATGCCCCGGCCGGATCGGGAATTCAGTCCGTTCCAGCGCCGGCTGGTCAATGCTCCGGTGCTCCGCCGAGTGGTCCGGGCCGCCATCTACGCGGGGTTGGAAACCCGGATCATCGGGTTCAAGTACTCCGAACGGATGCTCAATCTGGTGGCCAGGCGCCGGGCATTGAAACTCATCAGCTCGCAGGTGGCCGACCCGGAGCTGCGGCGCAAAGTGACGCCCGGGTACACCATCGGCTGCAAACGGATCATCCTTTCGAATGCCTACTATCCGGCGTTGGCAGCCGGCAACACCACATTGCACGACGCCGCGGATGGGATCGATCGGATTGACCGGGAAGGAATCTGGACCGTTTCCGGCCGGCACATCCCAGTGGACGCGATCGTCTGGTCTACCGGCTACGATGCGACGGACGGTCTCATCCCGTACCCGGTGACCGGGCGCGCCGGGTGCGGTCTGGCCGCCTTCTGGGCCGATTTCCCGCGCGCCTACCTGGGCACCACGGTGCCGGGGTTCCCCAACCTGTTCCTGGTCACCGGGCCGAACACCGGAATCGGCCACACCAGTGCGATTTTCGTGATCGAGGCCCAAATGGAATACATCATGCGCTGCATCGGCGAGGTCCGTGCCCGGGGCGCGACGGCGATCGAAGTCAGCGAAGCGGCCGAGGCCAAGTACACCCGACGGATCCACGCGGAGATGGAGCAGACCGTTTGGAAACGCGGCGGCTGCAATTCCTGGTACCAGTCCCGGGACGGGCATGTCACCGCGATGTTCCCCGGCTTCACCTTCACCTACCGGCGCTGGGCGAAACGGTTGCAACGGTCCGACCACCTGCTGACCTGGCGCGGCGGATCGGACCAGGCACCGGGCGCGGTTCCCGAGGCGGAGGTCGCGGCGTGAAATCGTTGAACGGGAAAGTCGTGGTGGTCACCGGGGCCGGATCCGGTATGGGCAGGGCTTACGCGCTGGAAGCGGTGCGGCGCGGTGCCCGGGTGGCGCTGAACGACGTCGACCCGGGGGATCTGGCCGAGACCGTACGTCTTTGCGCGCCGGCCCAGGTTCTAGCCCGGGTTTTCGATGTTTCTTCGATCGCCGATTTCACGGCATTCGCCGAAGCAGTCGCCGCGGAACTCGGCCCGGCGGATGTGGTCATCAACAACGCCGGCGTCGAAGGCGAAGGGCAACCCTTTTGGGCCACCTCGGAGGAATCGTTCGAGCGGGTGATGGGCATCGATTTCTGGGGTGTGGTGAACGGCACCCGCGCATTCTTGCCGCAATTGCTCGACGGCGACCCGGGATATCTGGTGAATGTCTCTAGTTTGTTCGGTCTGATCGGGCCGCCGAACCACAGCGATTACAGCTCAGCCAAGTTCGCGGTGCGCGGTTTCAGCGAGTGCCTTGCCGCCGAGCTGATGGATACGCCGGTCCGGGTGTACACCTTGCACCCCGGTGGCGTCGACACCAACATCACGCGGAGCCAAGCCACCCAGGCCTTCCGCGGCAAGTACCTGAAAACCTCT
Proteins encoded in this window:
- a CDS encoding flavin-containing monooxygenase, yielding MSEQIRQAAVVIIGTGFGAMAAAANLRRRGIDDFLLLERRSFMGGTWQQNSYPGAAVDVQSPLYSLSFEPYPWSRMFAGQPELAGYTERVIARHGLAERTVLGAEVTGLEWDGPAGEWLIKTRQSGEFRGQFVINATGPLSTPVVPDFPGKDSFAGPAFHTNDWDHSVPLAGARIAVVGSGASAAQVIPAIQPEVAELHVFQRSPHWVMPRPDREFSPFQRRLVNAPVLRRVVRAAIYAGLETRIIGFKYSERMLNLVARRRALKLISSQVADPELRRKVTPGYTIGCKRIILSNAYYPALAAGNTTLHDAADGIDRIDREGIWTVSGRHIPVDAIVWSTGYDATDGLIPYPVTGRAGCGLAAFWADFPRAYLGTTVPGFPNLFLVTGPNTGIGHTSAIFVIEAQMEYIMRCIGEVRARGATAIEVSEAAEAKYTRRIHAEMEQTVWKRGGCNSWYQSRDGHVTAMFPGFTFTYRRWAKRLQRSDHLLTWRGGSDQAPGAVPEAEVAA
- a CDS encoding SDR family NAD(P)-dependent oxidoreductase, encoding MKSLNGKVVVVTGAGSGMGRAYALEAVRRGARVALNDVDPGDLAETVRLCAPAQVLARVFDVSSIADFTAFAEAVAAELGPADVVINNAGVEGEGQPFWATSEESFERVMGIDFWGVVNGTRAFLPQLLDGDPGYLVNVSSLFGLIGPPNHSDYSSAKFAVRGFSECLAAELMDTPVRVYTLHPGGVDTNITRSQATQAFRGKYLKTSPEDVVRLVFNRLGSSRTRIVYGNRAASTWLGARLLPQRLMNRLVSVDMKSILDRSAYPASAWLAARRPDGEA